Proteins co-encoded in one Streptomyces roseochromogenus subsp. oscitans DS 12.976 genomic window:
- a CDS encoding lysylphosphatidylglycerol synthase transmembrane domain-containing protein, protein MTAVPLPPWPRGRLPRRVPVRQVLCLVPLVLVAVVAVRNRALLAEGFGQLRTASWPWLLAAAGATCLTWVAAAFTRQGAVMQPLPKARLLATQFAAGSANHLLPTGLGAGAVNLRFMTVCGVPLARSSAALALYLLAESVGRLGLLAALLLAFPDALRLGPLLPDGSAFPLLLGAAGLLAVAAAVVALVRPLRGRVVAFVRDALGEARSVHTRPARALALWGGSLAFPALQAAGLAAVGQALRLPVPVAHMALAYLAATVAVALVPTPGGLGSVEAALIVALVAVGGPAAVATAVVLAYRIITVWVPLVPGALTLGALVRFKVI, encoded by the coding sequence GTGACTGCCGTCCCGCTTCCCCCATGGCCTCGGGGACGACTCCCCCGTCGCGTCCCCGTCCGTCAGGTGCTGTGCCTGGTGCCGCTCGTGCTCGTCGCCGTGGTCGCCGTACGCAACCGCGCCCTGCTCGCCGAGGGCTTCGGCCAGCTGCGCACCGCCTCCTGGCCATGGCTGCTCGCGGCGGCCGGCGCCACGTGTCTGACCTGGGTGGCCGCCGCGTTCACCCGCCAGGGCGCGGTGATGCAGCCGTTGCCGAAGGCGCGGCTGCTGGCCACCCAGTTCGCGGCGGGCTCGGCCAACCATCTGCTGCCGACCGGGCTCGGCGCGGGTGCGGTGAACCTGCGTTTCATGACCGTGTGCGGGGTACCGCTGGCCCGCTCCTCGGCGGCGCTCGCCCTGTATCTGCTGGCCGAGTCCGTGGGCCGGCTCGGTCTGCTGGCGGCGCTGCTGCTCGCCTTCCCGGACGCGCTGCGGCTCGGCCCCCTGCTGCCGGACGGCTCGGCGTTCCCGCTGCTGCTGGGCGCGGCCGGTCTGCTGGCGGTGGCGGCGGCCGTGGTGGCGCTGGTACGACCGCTGCGCGGGCGGGTGGTCGCGTTCGTGCGGGACGCCCTCGGCGAGGCGCGGTCGGTGCACACCCGGCCGGCCCGCGCCCTGGCCCTGTGGGGCGGCTCGCTGGCCTTCCCCGCGCTGCAGGCGGCTGGTCTCGCCGCGGTGGGCCAGGCGCTGCGGCTGCCGGTGCCGGTGGCGCACATGGCGCTCGCCTACCTCGCGGCGACCGTCGCGGTGGCACTGGTACCCACACCGGGCGGGCTCGGTTCGGTCGAGGCGGCGCTGATCGTGGCCCTGGTCGCGGTGGGCGGCCCGGCGGCGGTCGCCACGGCGGTGGTGCTGGCCTACCGCATCATCACGGTCTGGGTGCCGCTGGTGCCGGGTGCGTTGACGCTGGGGGCGCTGGTCCGGTTCAAGGTCATCTGA
- a CDS encoding lectin, with amino-acid sequence MARPLPAAVSLGVLALSAGLLTAAPAQADTGTITGLAGKCLDVAGAKSADGTPVQLYDCNGTNAQQWTVGSDGTIRALGKCLDVTGNSTADGAKAQLWSCTGGANQKWAVTAAHDIVNPQANKCLDVTDDNPANATRIQIWSCGGGANQKWNAPSADSGTTPSAPMAVAPYLYNGWGSPPDPTTITQATGVKWFTLAFVLSNGYCDPQWDGSRPLTGGVDQQTVNTVRANGGDVIPSFGGYSGNKLESSCSSAGELAAAYQKVISAYGLKAIDIDIEADAYSSATVQQRTVDALKTVKANNPGLKVYITIGTGQSGPDTSLINRAASSGLTVDAWAIMPFDFGGAGQNMGNLTTQAAEGLKNALKSAYGYSDDQAYRDMGISSMNGITDQNETVTVNDFRTILAYAQQHHLARLTFWSANRDRPCTGGPADSCSGVTQSDWDYTRVFAGYTG; translated from the coding sequence ATGGCCAGACCCCTCCCCGCGGCAGTCTCCCTCGGCGTCCTCGCGCTCTCGGCCGGACTGCTCACCGCTGCCCCCGCCCAGGCCGACACAGGCACCATCACCGGGCTCGCCGGCAAGTGTCTCGACGTCGCCGGGGCCAAATCCGCCGACGGCACCCCCGTCCAGCTCTACGACTGCAACGGCACGAACGCCCAGCAGTGGACGGTCGGCTCCGACGGCACGATCCGCGCCCTCGGCAAGTGCCTGGACGTGACCGGCAATTCCACCGCCGACGGCGCCAAGGCGCAGCTGTGGTCCTGTACCGGCGGCGCCAACCAGAAATGGGCCGTCACCGCCGCCCACGACATCGTCAACCCCCAGGCGAACAAGTGCCTGGACGTCACCGACGACAACCCCGCCAACGCCACCCGGATCCAGATCTGGAGCTGCGGCGGCGGCGCCAACCAGAAGTGGAACGCACCCTCGGCGGACAGCGGCACCACCCCGTCCGCGCCGATGGCCGTCGCTCCGTACCTGTACAACGGCTGGGGCAGCCCGCCGGACCCCACCACCATCACGCAGGCCACGGGCGTGAAGTGGTTCACCCTCGCCTTCGTGCTGAGCAACGGCTACTGCGACCCGCAGTGGGACGGCAGCCGCCCGCTGACCGGCGGAGTCGACCAGCAGACCGTCAACACCGTGCGGGCGAACGGCGGTGACGTCATCCCGTCCTTCGGCGGCTACAGCGGCAACAAGCTGGAGAGCTCCTGCTCCAGCGCGGGCGAACTCGCCGCCGCCTACCAGAAGGTGATCAGCGCCTACGGCCTGAAGGCGATCGACATCGACATCGAGGCCGACGCCTACAGCAGCGCCACCGTGCAGCAGCGGACCGTGGACGCGCTGAAGACGGTGAAGGCGAACAACCCCGGCCTGAAGGTGTACATCACCATCGGCACCGGGCAGTCCGGCCCCGACACCAGCCTCATCAACCGGGCCGCCTCCTCCGGGCTGACCGTGGACGCCTGGGCCATCATGCCGTTCGACTTCGGCGGCGCCGGACAGAACATGGGCAACCTCACCACGCAGGCCGCCGAGGGCCTGAAGAACGCGCTGAAGTCCGCGTACGGCTACAGCGACGACCAGGCCTACCGAGACATGGGCATCTCGTCGATGAACGGGATCACCGACCAGAACGAGACGGTCACGGTGAACGACTTCCGCACCATCCTCGCCTACGCCCAGCAGCACCACCTGGCCCGGCTCACCTTCTGGTCCGCCAACCGCGACCGCCCGTGCACCGGCGGCCCCGCCGACAGCTGCTCCGGCGTCACCCAGTCCGACTGGGACTACACCCGCGTCTTCGCCGGCTACACCGGCTGA
- a CDS encoding ABC transporter ATP-binding protein, translating to METTAWTQLHSVMNAQSERRPFDRGTLRRIAAFARPHRAGIVRFVLFGVVTALLAVATPVLAGRVVDAIVAGHDSGRVVRLSLLIALVALAEAGLGILGRRLSATLGEGLILDLRTAVFDHVQRMPVAFFTRTRTGALVSRLNNDVIGAQRAFANTLSGVVSNLVTLLLTLAVMLTLSWQITLLALVLLPVFVLPARRMGTRMAGMQREAAALNAAMGTRMTERFSAPGATLVKLFGRPEEESAEFAARAARVRDIGVRTATAQSVFITSLTLVSALALALVYGLGGWFALHHTLQAGSVVSLSLLLTRMYAPLTALAGARVEVMSALVSFERVFEVLDLKPLIEEKPDAREVPEGPVAVEFDDVRFSYPSADQVSLASLEEVAALDTRGGSEVLHGISFRAQPGQTVALVGSSGAGKSTIAQLLPRLYDVDAGAVRIGGADVRDLTAASLRATLGMVTQDGHLFHDTVRANLLLARPDATDEDLWAALGRARLAEVVRSLPEGLDTVVGERGYRLSGGERQRMTIARLLLARQRVVILDEATAHLDNTSEAAVQEALTEALEGRTAVVIAHRLSTVRAADQILVVESGRIVERGTHTSLLAAQGRYAELYRTQFARETATPEGETPASAGETATV from the coding sequence ATGGAAACCACCGCATGGACGCAGCTGCACAGCGTCATGAACGCACAGTCCGAGCGCCGTCCGTTCGACCGCGGCACGCTGCGCCGTATCGCCGCCTTCGCCCGCCCGCACCGCGCGGGCATCGTCCGGTTCGTACTGTTCGGGGTGGTGACCGCACTGCTCGCCGTGGCCACCCCCGTGCTCGCCGGCCGCGTCGTCGACGCGATCGTGGCGGGGCACGACTCCGGCCGGGTCGTCCGGCTCTCCCTGCTCATCGCGCTCGTCGCGCTCGCCGAGGCGGGGCTCGGCATCCTCGGCCGGCGGCTGTCGGCGACGCTCGGGGAGGGACTCATCCTCGACCTCAGAACGGCTGTGTTCGATCATGTGCAGCGCATGCCCGTCGCGTTCTTCACACGGACTCGTACGGGAGCGCTGGTCAGCCGTCTCAACAACGATGTGATCGGCGCCCAGCGGGCGTTCGCCAACACCCTGTCCGGCGTGGTGAGCAACCTGGTCACCCTGCTGCTCACCCTCGCCGTGATGCTCACGCTGTCCTGGCAGATCACCCTGCTCGCGCTGGTGCTGCTGCCGGTGTTCGTGCTGCCCGCCCGCCGCATGGGCACCCGGATGGCCGGCATGCAGCGGGAGGCGGCCGCGCTGAACGCCGCCATGGGCACCCGGATGACCGAGCGCTTCTCCGCCCCCGGCGCCACCCTGGTCAAGCTGTTCGGCCGCCCCGAGGAGGAGTCTGCGGAGTTCGCGGCCCGCGCCGCCCGCGTCCGGGACATCGGGGTGCGCACGGCGACCGCGCAGTCGGTGTTCATCACCTCCCTCACCCTGGTCTCCGCCCTCGCGCTGGCCCTGGTCTACGGCCTCGGCGGCTGGTTCGCGCTGCACCACACCCTGCAGGCGGGCTCGGTCGTCTCGCTCTCGCTGCTGCTGACCCGGATGTACGCCCCGCTCACCGCGCTCGCCGGCGCCCGGGTCGAGGTGATGAGCGCCCTTGTCAGCTTCGAGCGGGTCTTCGAGGTGCTGGACCTCAAGCCGCTCATCGAGGAGAAGCCGGACGCCCGAGAGGTCCCCGAGGGACCGGTCGCCGTCGAGTTCGACGACGTCCGCTTCTCCTACCCGTCCGCCGACCAGGTCTCCCTGGCCTCCCTGGAGGAGGTCGCCGCCCTCGACACCCGCGGCGGCTCCGAGGTCCTGCACGGCATCTCCTTCCGCGCCCAACCCGGCCAGACCGTGGCCCTCGTCGGCTCCTCGGGCGCCGGCAAGTCCACCATCGCGCAGCTGCTGCCGCGCCTGTACGACGTCGACGCGGGCGCGGTCCGTATCGGCGGGGCCGATGTGCGCGACCTGACCGCCGCCTCCCTGCGGGCCACCCTCGGCATGGTCACCCAGGACGGTCACCTCTTCCACGACACCGTCCGCGCCAACCTCCTCCTCGCCCGGCCCGACGCCACCGACGAGGACCTCTGGGCCGCGCTCGGCCGCGCCCGGCTCGCCGAGGTCGTACGGTCCCTGCCCGAGGGCCTGGACACGGTCGTCGGCGAGCGCGGCTACCGGCTCTCCGGCGGCGAACGCCAGCGGATGACCATCGCCCGGCTGCTGCTGGCCCGGCAGCGCGTGGTCATCCTCGACGAGGCCACCGCCCACCTGGACAACACCTCCGAGGCGGCCGTCCAGGAGGCCCTCACCGAGGCCCTGGAGGGGCGTACGGCCGTGGTGATCGCCCACCGGCTGTCCACGGTCCGGGCCGCCGACCAGATCCTGGTCGTCGAGTCCGGCCGGATCGTGGAACGCGGCACGCACACCTCGCTCTTGGCGGCCCAGGGGCGGTACGCGGAGCTGTACCGGACCCAGTTCGCCCGCGAGACCGCCACGCCGGAAGGGGAGACGCCGGCGTCCGCGGGGGAGACGGCGACGGTCTGA